The following proteins are co-located in the Vigna angularis cultivar LongXiaoDou No.4 chromosome 2, ASM1680809v1, whole genome shotgun sequence genome:
- the LOC108328625 gene encoding uncharacterized protein LOC108328625, protein MAAVGTEERITLKLMVLKEENKVIFAEAGKDFVDVLFSFLTLPLGTIARVARKESKLQPSEVASLSSLYQSVENLDKECFPTDTCKEMLLCPRNSMEAYCRSSKINIDDTEPTEYFVCSNLICCRDEPPVLISTFRNKRCRCGSMLAKPISPETFDSFDGFVQTNSSFMITDDLKVFPNSLDKIINVLKDSGIENMSLISERTVNITKNQVVDLLKYCFCSISVLTDLFLEKGGRDYRETLLKRRRITPCDLKANNCDGIIVKIVLRKSTGKILFAEGKADFADFLFTFLTIPLGALCLMGGCPYVDSVDGLYKSVVDLDEDYFTTKEVKNKFVDPVLAPQFKLHNLLSLKNGDVPNYFCYVLNNGYFRNRVIEWTIRACSLTPIHKVVNGVSESCVASEFLHPLSDTSNNGKGYVKGPTTYMVTDDLVVTPSSSLSVVSLLRTMNIPRHDLQEKVVSIGKEEGVRILQASLSSRSALTLGLSHLTK, encoded by the exons ATGGCTGCTGTTGGAACCGAGGAACGTATTACCTTGAAGCTTATGGTGctcaaagaagaaaataaagttatCTTTGCGGAGGCAGGTAAGGACTTTGTGGATGTTCTGTTTAGTTTCTTAACATTGCCATTAGGAACCATTGCAAGAGTTGCGCGCAAGGAGTCTAAGTTGCAGCCATCTGAAGTTGCATCTCTCAGCTCGCTCTATCAAAGTGTAGAGAATCTTGACAAAGAGTGTTTTCCCACAGATACCTGTAAAGAAATGCTACTGTGTCCCAGAAATTCAATGGAAGCTTATTGTAGGAGTTCGAAGATAAACATTGACGACACAGAGCCCACTGAGTATTTCGTATGTAGCAACTTGATCTGTTGTAGAGACGAACCCCCTGTCTTGATAAGCACCTTCAGAAATAAAAGGTGCAGATGTGGAAGTATGCTAGCAAAACCTATTTCTCCTGAAACATTTGACTCCTTTGATGGTTTTGTTCAGACTAATTCCAGTTTCATGATCACGGACGATCTGAAGGTTTTCCCGAATTCATtggataaaattattaatgtgcTAAAGGACAGTGGAATAGAAAACATGTCTTTAATAAGCGAAAGGACGGTGAATATAACTAAGAATCAG gTTGTGGATCTGCTGAAATATTGTTTCTGCTCAATATCAGTTTTGACAGATTTGTTCTTAGAAAAAGGAGGGAGAGATTACAGGGAGACATTGcttaaaagaagaagaatcacTCCCTGTGATCTTAAAGCGAATAATTGTGATGGAATCATAGTGAAAATAGTGTTAAGAAAATCTACTGGGAAGATATTGTTTGCTGAAGGAAAAGCAGATTTTGCAGactttctttttacttttctgaCTATTCCTTTGGGAGCGTTATGTTTGATGGGAGGGTGTCCTTACGTTGACAGTGTTGATGGTTTGTATAAGAGTGTTGTTGATCTTGATGAAGATTATTTTACCACAAAGGAAGTAAAGAATAAGTTTGTTGATCCTGTTCTTGCCCCACAATTCAAGTTGCACAATTTGCTATCTTTAAAGAATGGTGATGTTCCTAATTACTTTTGTTACGTTCTGAATAACGGATACTTTCGTAATCGCGTAATCGAATGGACAATTAGAGCTTGTTCTTTAACTCCCATACATAAGGTAGTCAATGGAGTCTCTGAAAGCTGTGTGGCTTCGGAGTTTCTCCATCCCCTGTCTGATACAAGTAACAACGGTAAAGGCTATGTTAAAGGACCGACAACTTATATGGTAACTGATGATTTGGTCGTGACGCCATCGTCCTCTCTTTCTGTTGTGTCTTTGCTGAGGACTATGAACATTCCCCGTCATGACTTACAAGAGAAAGTAGTTAGCATTGGCAAAGAGGAG GGCGTGCGCATACTACAGGCCTCATTGAGTTCTAGATCAGCCCTAACATTAGGTCTCAGCCACTTAACCAAGTGA